In one Sphingomonas hankookensis genomic region, the following are encoded:
- a CDS encoding precorrin-8X methylmutase encodes MPHIYETDGAAIYRQSFATIRAEADLAPFSADEEPVAVRMIHAAGMVDLAAHIRFSPGFASAARAALAAGAPVLCDARMVSEGITRARLPADNQIICTLNAPQVPDMARAMGNTRSAAALELWRPHLAGAVVAIGNAPTALFHLLNMLEDPDCPRPAAIIGCPVGFVGAAESKAALWAAPPVPCCIVEGRLGGSAITVAAINALASGNE; translated from the coding sequence ATGCCCCATATCTATGAAACCGATGGCGCGGCCATCTATCGCCAGTCTTTCGCCACGATCCGCGCCGAAGCCGATCTGGCGCCCTTTTCCGCTGATGAGGAACCGGTGGCGGTGCGCATGATCCACGCCGCCGGGATGGTGGACCTTGCCGCGCATATCCGCTTCTCACCCGGCTTTGCCAGTGCGGCGCGGGCGGCGCTGGCCGCTGGCGCGCCGGTGCTGTGCGATGCGCGGATGGTGTCCGAAGGGATCACCCGTGCGCGGCTGCCTGCTGATAATCAGATCATCTGCACCCTGAATGCGCCGCAAGTGCCCGACATGGCGCGGGCAATGGGTAACACCCGCTCTGCCGCCGCACTGGAACTGTGGCGGCCGCATCTGGCAGGCGCGGTGGTGGCCATCGGCAACGCGCCAACCGCGCTGTTCCATCTGCTGAATATGCTGGAAGATCCCGATTGCCCGCGCCCTGCGGCGATCATCGGCTGTCCGGTGGGCTTTGTCGGCGCGGCCGAATCCAAGGCCGCGTTATGGGCCGCGCCGCCGGTGCCGTGCTGCATCGTTGAAGGGCGGCTGGGCGGCAGCGCGATCACGGTTGCTGCGATCAACGCTTTGGCGAGCGGCAACGAATGA